A portion of the Simkania negevensis Z genome contains these proteins:
- a CDS encoding GMC oxidoreductase: protein MADELRLALETPIKVLDQKSSEIDVLVIGSGTAGITTAIALAEKKLGLKIAILEAGPLTLLSHLASSPLKLNERAVSLLQNQITYKTTWSEKEQSLVPNTTGWAAVGGRTLIWRGNVPRFRPEDFQDWPLTYEEFDPYYSRAEKLLSVGVFVNSEGQKVLMKELKKSGFDFRASSVAIDSSCSENGNLPVGFDSSIARLLRSDYLVTFGESPGISLTSEVEVVSLEKKGERIEAVHVVDQRTETPYTLAPKYIVIAAGGIQSVRLVMASKIEENEDVLGCYINDHLLAHAFFRRHSGVWKDRFHLYSPPTAHNPFHFQLCGPLTKEKMEFHKSNLATLPTRWVGWNESGDYLECEIFGRSTSDQNKRLILMDDGIGLSSCKVIHPKSQEDLSVLHSMKNGTKKLAAAMDAELLGWTILPVGIPMHDSGGLRMGTDPETSIVKPSGQFWRIPNLSVADASAWPSQGSANPYLTITAWALKQADELERIIT from the coding sequence ATGGCTGATGAGCTGCGCCTAGCACTCGAAACTCCTATAAAAGTCTTAGATCAAAAAAGTTCAGAAATCGATGTCTTAGTCATTGGAAGCGGAACAGCTGGTATCACAACTGCGATTGCATTAGCAGAAAAAAAATTAGGTCTCAAAATTGCTATTCTTGAAGCGGGGCCTTTAACACTTTTAAGTCATTTGGCCTCATCTCCTCTGAAGCTCAATGAGCGTGCAGTTAGCCTTCTTCAAAATCAAATTACTTATAAGACAACATGGTCTGAAAAAGAACAAAGCCTTGTGCCAAATACAACAGGATGGGCAGCTGTTGGAGGACGCACATTGATTTGGCGTGGGAATGTTCCCCGATTTCGTCCTGAAGATTTTCAGGACTGGCCTTTGACTTACGAAGAATTTGATCCGTACTATAGTCGCGCTGAAAAGCTTCTCTCTGTGGGCGTATTTGTCAATTCAGAAGGGCAAAAGGTTCTTATGAAAGAGCTCAAAAAATCAGGCTTTGACTTTCGCGCATCATCGGTTGCTATCGATTCTTCTTGTTCCGAAAATGGCAATCTTCCTGTCGGTTTCGACAGTTCAATTGCTCGCCTTCTTCGAAGTGATTACCTTGTGACGTTTGGGGAAAGTCCTGGTATTTCGCTTACATCAGAAGTTGAGGTTGTTTCTCTTGAGAAAAAAGGAGAGCGTATTGAAGCAGTCCATGTAGTGGATCAGAGAACTGAAACTCCCTATACCCTTGCTCCAAAATACATCGTCATTGCTGCAGGTGGTATCCAATCCGTGAGGCTTGTCATGGCTTCAAAGATTGAGGAAAACGAAGACGTTTTAGGTTGTTACATCAATGACCATCTCCTTGCTCATGCATTTTTCAGAAGACATTCTGGTGTCTGGAAAGATAGGTTTCACCTTTACTCACCACCAACTGCTCACAACCCGTTTCATTTTCAGCTGTGTGGCCCGCTGACAAAAGAAAAAATGGAGTTTCATAAAAGCAACTTAGCGACTTTGCCAACGAGATGGGTGGGATGGAATGAGTCAGGCGACTATTTAGAGTGTGAGATTTTTGGAAGGTCAACCTCTGATCAAAATAAACGGCTCATTTTGATGGATGATGGCATAGGCTTGTCAAGCTGCAAAGTGATTCACCCGAAGAGTCAGGAAGATCTTTCTGTACTTCACTCAATGAAAAATGGTACCAAGAAGCTAGCAGCAGCAATGGATGCAGAGTTACTCGGTTGGACAATTTTGCCTGTTGGCATTCCGATGCATGACTCAGGAGGGTTGCGCATGGGAACAGATCCAGAAACAAGCATTGTCAAACCCTCAGGCCAGTTTTGGCGTATCCCAAACTTGTCGGTGGCAGATGCAAGTGCTTGGCCTTCGCAAGGAAGCGCCAATCCTTACTTGACCATTACTGCATGGGCTTTAAAACAGGCAGATGAGCTAGAGCGTATCATCACATGA
- a CDS encoding GMC oxidoreductase: MAEVVRKALETPLKKLVEKSSEIDVLIIGSGTAGITAAIALAEKNTGLNIALLEAGPLTLLEHVGSSSVRLNARVVNQLQDQIVYKTLWGGNEKGEQPNTNGWSAVGGRTLLWGGYIPRFIPEDFSDWPFNYADFEPYYKRAEDLICAAPREGVPAFVRTKGQDKFMKELKKHGFSFQESPLAIDSSCSENGNLPVGYDSSIARLIRSESLVTFGEKPGISLTSEVEVISLEKKGDRITAVHVVDRKTDASYVLSPKKVVIACGGAQSVRLVLASKIEENEDILGKYINDHLFARGFLKRRKGIWENLMHLYSPPTSQKLFHCQICGPLTMEKVEFLRNNWTALPTKWLEWNSPGDCLEYQFFGIATTEKENRLELIENRDSPFGRLPSCKVIYKRSQRDLAILDEMKKNIENLSLAIDAELINWEVLPPGTALHDIGGLRMGKDPETSIVNPSGQFWRIQNLYVADASSWPSQGSANPYLTITAWALKLADEMRFSNG, translated from the coding sequence ATGGCTGAAGTCGTGCGCAAGGCGCTCGAAACACCGCTCAAAAAACTTGTCGAAAAAAGCTCAGAAATTGATGTCTTAATCATCGGCAGTGGAACAGCTGGGATCACAGCAGCAATTGCACTAGCTGAAAAGAACACGGGACTCAACATCGCCCTTTTAGAAGCAGGTCCCTTAACACTTTTAGAGCATGTAGGCTCTTCATCAGTTCGACTCAATGCGCGTGTGGTTAACCAACTGCAAGATCAAATCGTTTATAAAACGCTCTGGGGGGGAAATGAAAAAGGGGAGCAGCCCAATACAAATGGATGGTCGGCTGTAGGAGGGCGTACTCTTTTGTGGGGTGGCTATATCCCTCGTTTTATCCCAGAAGATTTTTCTGACTGGCCTTTTAACTATGCAGACTTTGAGCCTTATTACAAACGGGCAGAAGATCTTATTTGTGCAGCACCAAGGGAAGGGGTACCAGCTTTTGTCCGTACAAAAGGACAAGATAAATTTATGAAAGAGCTCAAAAAACATGGCTTTTCTTTTCAAGAATCTCCCTTAGCAATTGATTCTTCTTGTTCAGAAAATGGGAACCTCCCTGTTGGGTATGATAGCTCTATTGCACGTCTTATTCGTAGTGAGAGTTTAGTCACATTCGGAGAAAAACCGGGAATTTCTCTCACATCCGAAGTTGAAGTCATATCTCTTGAGAAAAAAGGAGACCGTATCACTGCAGTTCATGTAGTAGATCGGAAAACAGATGCTTCCTATGTTCTTTCTCCCAAGAAAGTTGTGATAGCCTGCGGTGGGGCCCAATCTGTTAGACTTGTGCTGGCTTCAAAGATCGAAGAAAACGAAGATATCTTAGGAAAATATATCAACGATCATCTTTTTGCTCGTGGTTTTTTAAAGCGTCGGAAGGGAATCTGGGAAAATTTAATGCATCTTTATTCGCCACCGACATCTCAAAAACTCTTTCATTGCCAAATTTGTGGCCCCCTCACGATGGAAAAGGTGGAGTTTCTCAGAAATAATTGGACAGCTCTTCCAACAAAGTGGCTTGAGTGGAACTCTCCTGGTGATTGTTTGGAGTATCAATTTTTTGGAATTGCCACTACAGAAAAGGAGAATCGTTTAGAACTGATTGAGAATCGAGACTCTCCTTTTGGGCGACTGCCAAGCTGCAAAGTGATTTATAAAAGAAGTCAGCGAGACCTTGCTATACTTGATGAAATGAAAAAAAACATTGAAAATTTGAGCCTTGCTATTGATGCGGAGCTGATAAATTGGGAAGTCCTCCCTCCGGGAACTGCATTGCATGATATCGGAGGGTTGCGGATGGGGAAAGATCCTGAAACAAGCATTGTGAACCCCTCTGGTCAATTTTGGCGTATTCAGAATCTCTATGTTGCCGATGCAAGCTCCTGGCCTTCGCAAGGAAGTGCTAATCCCTACTTAACCATTACTGCATGGGCCTTGAAGCTCGCGGATGAAATGAGGTTTAGCAATGGCTGA
- a CDS encoding MGH1-like glycoside hydrolase domain-containing protein has product MDSVEHKRLKNSSGRENPPWRKWGPYVAERSWATVREDYSWNGDAWGYFPFEQAHKKVYRWGEDGIAGWCDRYQTLVFSPAFWNGKDPILKERLFGLAGPEGNHGEDVKEYYYYLDGTPTHSYMKYLYKYPHAAFPYEALKKENRERGVQQEEYELVDTGVLDKQNYFDIFIEYAKGDTEDTCIKIEAINRGEKAASLHIVPQLWFRNQWRWEKGEVPKPILQKGLQGNYIVADDSAMPSPPSLTFDYHLGKRYLYASEGGKPLFTENENRAPDMPFSKEGFHEAIVEGKKSVNPEEKGTKGCFHYIFEIPAGKSAVVYLRLTDQEMKNPMADVEKIFAQRKKEADEFYEQILPEEATDEEKMIERQALAGLLWNKQIYIFDVNKWLEGDTAFEPAPETRHNLRNLHWRHLNSMRIISMPDKWEYPWFAAWDLAFHCVALALVDIEFAKEELWLLLFDQFQHPNGAIPAYEWEFSDLNPPIQAWATLRIFQMQREKEGVGDFEFLKKCYLKLLMNFSWWTNRVDSSGFNVFEGGFLGLDNITIVDRSLEAEGGATLRQSDGTGWMAFFTLNLMRISLELAKTDGTYESMATKFFQHFIYIAHAMKIRDNKHYEMWSEKDGFFYDVLCYPNGTFSKFRIRSLVGIIPLYATEVITEEDLKQFPKFKQNFFWFLKNQQKLTKGHVLYFEDSHLYFLTLVEPEQLKRVLQYVWDPEEFRSEYGLRSLSKFHEKHPFFYKDKNIGYEPGHSLVQLKGGNSNWRGPIWFPTSYMLIQSLKSYAKVFKDEFKIGVKDEKPVSIEEMAEAFSEKLVSIFKKDSSGVRPFMGQNFPYSTDPNFNSHLFFYEFFHAETGRGLGASHQTGWTSLVANLIQELRDKKPRSKNG; this is encoded by the coding sequence ATGGACTCGGTTGAACACAAGCGATTAAAAAATTCCTCAGGGCGAGAAAATCCTCCATGGAGAAAATGGGGGCCGTACGTTGCTGAGCGGTCATGGGCTACTGTCCGCGAGGATTATAGTTGGAATGGCGATGCCTGGGGTTATTTCCCTTTTGAGCAGGCGCACAAGAAAGTCTATCGCTGGGGAGAAGATGGAATCGCAGGCTGGTGTGACCGGTACCAAACGCTCGTTTTTTCTCCTGCTTTTTGGAATGGCAAAGATCCGATCTTGAAAGAGAGACTATTTGGGCTTGCAGGTCCAGAAGGAAACCATGGAGAAGACGTCAAAGAGTATTACTACTATCTCGATGGGACGCCGACCCACTCCTATATGAAATATCTCTATAAATACCCCCATGCGGCTTTTCCCTACGAAGCTCTCAAGAAAGAGAACCGAGAGAGAGGGGTTCAGCAAGAAGAGTATGAACTTGTTGATACAGGAGTTTTGGATAAACAGAACTACTTTGACATTTTCATTGAGTATGCAAAAGGGGATACAGAAGACACTTGCATCAAAATTGAAGCGATCAATCGAGGGGAAAAAGCAGCTTCCTTGCACATCGTTCCGCAGCTTTGGTTCCGCAATCAGTGGCGCTGGGAAAAAGGGGAGGTTCCTAAACCTATTCTTCAAAAGGGATTGCAAGGAAACTACATTGTAGCAGACGACTCAGCAATGCCTTCTCCTCCATCTCTGACTTTTGATTACCACTTAGGCAAACGGTATTTGTATGCTTCTGAAGGAGGAAAGCCCCTTTTTACCGAAAATGAAAATCGCGCTCCTGACATGCCCTTCAGCAAAGAAGGGTTTCATGAAGCCATCGTTGAAGGCAAGAAATCTGTTAATCCTGAAGAGAAGGGAACAAAAGGGTGCTTCCATTACATCTTTGAAATTCCAGCAGGGAAGTCTGCGGTTGTCTACTTACGCCTGACCGATCAAGAAATGAAAAACCCGATGGCTGACGTGGAGAAGATCTTTGCTCAAAGGAAAAAAGAAGCTGATGAATTTTACGAGCAAATCTTGCCAGAAGAGGCAACAGATGAAGAGAAAATGATTGAGCGGCAGGCCTTGGCCGGACTCTTATGGAATAAGCAGATTTATATTTTCGATGTGAATAAGTGGCTGGAAGGGGACACAGCTTTTGAGCCCGCTCCTGAAACCCGTCACAATTTGCGTAATTTACATTGGCGTCATCTCAATTCGATGCGCATCATTTCCATGCCTGACAAATGGGAGTACCCTTGGTTTGCAGCGTGGGATCTCGCCTTTCATTGCGTTGCACTTGCATTAGTGGATATTGAATTTGCCAAAGAAGAGCTTTGGCTTCTCCTATTCGATCAATTTCAACATCCCAATGGGGCCATTCCCGCATATGAATGGGAATTTTCGGATCTGAACCCTCCGATTCAAGCTTGGGCAACGCTCCGCATTTTTCAAATGCAACGAGAAAAGGAAGGAGTAGGGGATTTTGAGTTTCTCAAAAAATGCTACTTGAAACTCCTCATGAATTTTTCGTGGTGGACTAACAGAGTTGATAGCTCAGGCTTTAATGTGTTTGAGGGGGGATTTCTCGGTCTCGATAATATCACGATTGTTGACCGCTCTCTTGAAGCAGAAGGTGGAGCTACGCTCCGTCAATCGGATGGAACAGGATGGATGGCGTTTTTTACCCTTAACCTCATGCGCATTTCTCTTGAACTTGCGAAAACAGATGGCACGTATGAGTCAATGGCGACAAAGTTTTTTCAGCACTTCATTTACATTGCGCACGCCATGAAAATACGGGATAATAAACACTATGAGATGTGGAGCGAAAAGGATGGATTTTTTTATGATGTCCTTTGCTACCCTAATGGCACTTTTTCTAAATTTCGGATCCGTTCCCTTGTCGGTATCATTCCACTTTACGCAACCGAAGTGATTACTGAAGAAGACTTAAAGCAATTTCCTAAGTTCAAACAGAACTTTTTCTGGTTTTTGAAAAATCAGCAGAAGTTAACGAAAGGGCACGTTCTCTATTTTGAAGACTCACATCTTTACTTTTTGACACTTGTGGAACCAGAGCAACTCAAACGAGTGCTTCAGTATGTTTGGGATCCAGAAGAATTCCGCTCAGAGTATGGTCTGCGTAGTCTTTCGAAGTTTCATGAAAAACATCCCTTTTTCTACAAAGACAAAAATATTGGGTATGAACCTGGTCATTCGCTTGTGCAACTGAAAGGAGGGAATTCGAATTGGCGCGGACCGATTTGGTTTCCAACAAGTTATATGCTTATTCAATCTCTCAAGTCATATGCGAAAGTTTTCAAAGATGAATTTAAGATTGGAGTGAAAGATGAAAAGCCTGTCAGCATCGAAGAGATGGCAGAAGCTTTTTCTGAAAAACTCGTTTCCATTTTTAAAAAAGATTCAAGTGGTGTTCGCCCTTTTATGGGACAAAACTTTCCCTATTCAACCGATCCCAACTTTAACTCTCATCTCTTCTTTTATGAATTTTTCCATGCAGAAACAGGGCGAGGCCTTGGAGCTTCGCATCAAACAGGTTGGACCTCTTTAGTGGCTAATTTGATTCAAGAACTGAGAGATAAAAAACCCAGGTCAAAAAATGGCTGA
- a CDS encoding 4-alpha-glucanotransferase, with translation MENLKSQLLNSPARYLWERIGIFSHHGIDLPVSALRTKKSCGIGEFFDLLPIIDWCHEIKLDVLMLLPLNECTTDPSPYNSISSRALHPIYLSLEELPYLQSYPKVKGKLAAFRYLNETPRIQYHEVLQKKMVWLREYFEAVKESFLANPDFENFKESHHWLKPYALFKVLKHKMEQAPWTTWPKELLSPSKGEYDQLIEDNQDDIIFHIALQFLCYEQMKCVKNYSLAKQVFLKGDIPILINPDSVDVWAEPHLFDLTKAAGAPPDAYSSEGQYWGCPLFNWNAMRKYAENYEWWKERLDFAGHFYDLFRIDHIVGFFRIWGIPHNHSPKAGSYIPADPSEWIPQGQEILQFLHHNSNMLPIGEDLGTVPREIKHCLAKLGIPGTKIIRWERKEDKKRSFIPYDEYPRLSMTSVSTHDTEPLALWWQVQKDEAKAFAEFKGWSYSPTLSFDQHREILRDSHQTPSLFHINLLQDYLSLFPELVWENLKDEQINIPGTTSPFNWTYRFRPSVEEIVSHEGLKKTMKELIRD, from the coding sequence ATGGAAAATCTTAAATCACAACTTTTGAATTCTCCAGCAAGGTATCTTTGGGAGAGAATTGGGATCTTTTCCCATCATGGGATCGATCTGCCTGTATCTGCATTGCGGACGAAAAAAAGCTGTGGCATTGGGGAGTTTTTCGATTTGCTACCGATTATTGATTGGTGTCATGAGATCAAGCTCGATGTGTTAATGCTTCTTCCACTCAATGAATGCACAACTGACCCTAGTCCATATAATAGCATCTCTTCACGGGCACTCCATCCAATTTATCTCTCGTTGGAAGAGCTTCCTTATCTCCAAAGCTATCCCAAAGTGAAAGGGAAACTGGCAGCGTTTCGCTATTTGAATGAGACTCCTCGCATTCAGTACCATGAAGTTCTCCAAAAGAAGATGGTGTGGTTACGTGAGTATTTTGAGGCGGTGAAGGAAAGCTTTTTGGCAAATCCAGACTTTGAAAATTTTAAAGAAAGCCATCATTGGCTTAAGCCTTATGCACTTTTTAAGGTGCTTAAACACAAAATGGAGCAGGCTCCCTGGACAACTTGGCCAAAAGAGCTATTGTCACCGTCGAAAGGGGAATATGATCAGCTGATCGAGGATAATCAAGATGACATCATTTTTCATATTGCTCTCCAATTCTTATGTTACGAGCAGATGAAGTGTGTCAAAAATTATTCTTTGGCCAAACAGGTGTTTTTAAAAGGAGACATTCCCATTCTCATCAATCCTGATAGTGTCGATGTTTGGGCTGAACCTCATTTATTTGACTTGACGAAGGCCGCGGGTGCTCCGCCCGATGCTTATAGCTCAGAAGGACAGTATTGGGGCTGCCCACTCTTTAATTGGAATGCGATGAGAAAGTATGCGGAAAATTATGAGTGGTGGAAAGAGCGGCTTGATTTTGCCGGACATTTTTACGATTTGTTTCGTATTGATCATATCGTGGGCTTTTTTCGTATTTGGGGAATTCCCCATAATCATTCGCCAAAGGCTGGAAGCTATATTCCGGCAGATCCCTCAGAATGGATTCCGCAAGGGCAAGAGATTCTCCAATTTCTTCACCATAATTCGAACATGTTGCCAATAGGAGAAGATCTTGGAACAGTTCCTAGAGAAATCAAGCATTGTCTTGCAAAGTTAGGAATTCCTGGGACAAAAATTATTCGTTGGGAACGCAAAGAAGATAAGAAGAGATCGTTTATTCCCTATGATGAGTATCCTCGGCTCAGTATGACGTCTGTTTCTACTCATGATACAGAACCGTTAGCCCTTTGGTGGCAAGTCCAAAAGGATGAAGCCAAAGCATTTGCTGAATTCAAGGGGTGGTCCTATTCACCAACACTCAGCTTTGATCAGCATCGAGAAATTTTACGCGATAGTCATCAGACTCCCAGCTTGTTTCATATTAACCTTCTTCAAGATTATCTCAGCTTGTTTCCCGAACTCGTTTGGGAAAACCTCAAAGACGAGCAAATCAATATCCCTGGAACGACGTCTCCATTCAATTGGACCTACCGGTTCCGTCCTTCTGTTGAAGAAATTGTCAGCCATGAGGGACTTAAGAAAACAATGAAAGAACTCATTCGAGATTGA
- a CDS encoding MarC family protein, with protein sequence MVNFSWSSLFSIGFSLFLLMDPIGNIPLYVSILKDIDPARQRKIIFRELLIALCIIILFSFLGNYILQLLHVSQETIMISGGLILFLIAIRMIFPNGGSGSNLYPSEQGEPFIVPLAVPLVAGPSVLAAVMIYANHESHLTMVGSIISAWIVTFLILIGSPFLKKILGVRCIAAGERLMGLLLTLIAVQMFIEGVAPLIQH encoded by the coding sequence ATGGTGAACTTTTCATGGTCTTCTCTTTTTTCAATTGGGTTTTCCCTCTTCTTGCTAATGGATCCCATTGGCAATATTCCCCTATATGTGAGCATCCTCAAAGATATCGATCCTGCGCGTCAACGCAAAATCATTTTCCGTGAATTACTCATTGCCCTTTGTATCATCATTCTCTTTAGCTTTCTTGGAAATTATATCCTGCAACTCCTTCATGTTTCTCAAGAAACCATCATGATTTCAGGGGGACTTATTCTCTTTCTCATTGCCATTCGGATGATTTTCCCTAACGGAGGGAGCGGATCTAACCTTTATCCTTCAGAACAAGGTGAACCGTTTATCGTCCCTCTTGCTGTTCCACTTGTAGCCGGCCCCTCTGTGTTAGCCGCTGTGATGATTTACGCCAATCACGAGTCCCATTTGACAATGGTAGGTTCAATCATCTCTGCTTGGATCGTGACTTTCCTCATTTTGATCGGCTCTCCTTTTCTCAAGAAAATCCTTGGCGTGCGGTGCATCGCTGCAGGAGAACGCCTTATGGGTCTCCTCCTGACCCTTATAGCTGTTCAAATGTTTATAGAAGGGGTCGCTCCCTTGATTCAACATTAA
- the truA gene encoding tRNA pseudouridine(38-40) synthase TruA has translation MKKNIKLILSYDGSAYLGWQASNVGVSIEGTLKEVLEKILQQEVQLQAASRTDAGVHAEAQVVNFFLEKPRNLEHLHKSLNQLLPKDIRVAIVEEAPDDFHPTLKSKGKEYHYRLTRSHVQLPFDRLFAWHYPFSLDLAKMETATKFFIGKHDFQAFGNAADPKPKDTIRTLYRLDIISSEEELRFEIHGNNFLYKMVRNLVGTLVYIGAGKLSLEEAEKLIASKDRTLAGMTAPAHGLLLKKVFYV, from the coding sequence ATGAAAAAGAATATTAAGCTCATCCTTTCTTACGACGGCAGTGCATACTTAGGTTGGCAAGCTTCCAATGTAGGCGTCTCTATCGAAGGCACCCTTAAAGAGGTCCTCGAAAAGATCTTGCAACAGGAGGTCCAACTGCAAGCAGCAAGCCGAACCGATGCAGGTGTGCATGCAGAGGCTCAGGTGGTGAATTTTTTCTTAGAAAAACCTCGCAACTTAGAGCACCTTCATAAAAGCCTGAACCAATTACTCCCAAAAGACATTCGCGTTGCCATAGTAGAAGAGGCGCCAGACGATTTTCATCCCACCCTTAAGAGCAAAGGGAAAGAGTACCATTATCGCCTCACACGCTCTCATGTCCAACTTCCGTTCGACCGTCTTTTTGCTTGGCACTACCCCTTTTCTCTTGATCTAGCAAAAATGGAAACAGCTACGAAGTTCTTCATCGGAAAGCATGATTTTCAAGCGTTTGGAAACGCCGCTGACCCCAAACCAAAAGACACCATCCGAACCCTTTACCGTCTTGATATCATTTCCTCCGAAGAAGAGCTCCGCTTCGAGATACACGGCAACAATTTTCTCTACAAAATGGTGCGTAATTTAGTTGGAACCCTTGTCTACATCGGAGCTGGAAAACTTTCATTAGAAGAAGCTGAAAAACTCATCGCATCAAAAGATCGCACCTTAGCAGGAATGACAGCACCTGCACATGGACTCCTCTTAAAAAAGGTGTTTTATGTATAA
- a CDS encoding methionyl aminopeptidase, which produces MSRNDPCWCGSGKKWKKCHAPIEAPRNFNTFQKEYFSKYQIMLKTPEQIDGIRRSCHLAANMLKKTCALAKAGVTTNELNDFVVEEHKKAGAKPAPLGYGDPPYPKAICTSLNEVICHGIPDNRPLQEGDILNIDITCILDGFYGDTSAMVCIGKVSDEKQLVVDVSYECLMRSIKILKPGIPVSDIGQVIEDYASSQNCSVVNQFVGHGVGVGFHEAPQIPHHYNRIDIPLAAGMTFTIEPMINAGVRSGKVDPTDGWTARTSDGKPSAQWEHTLLITDDGYEILTLPD; this is translated from the coding sequence ATTTCAAGAAATGATCCTTGCTGGTGTGGAAGCGGAAAGAAATGGAAAAAATGTCACGCACCTATCGAAGCCCCACGAAACTTTAACACTTTTCAAAAAGAGTACTTTAGCAAATACCAAATCATGCTCAAAACACCTGAGCAAATCGATGGAATCCGCCGCTCTTGCCACTTAGCTGCCAACATGCTCAAAAAGACCTGCGCTTTGGCCAAAGCTGGCGTCACTACAAATGAACTCAATGACTTTGTCGTAGAAGAGCATAAAAAAGCAGGTGCTAAACCCGCCCCACTTGGATATGGAGATCCCCCCTACCCAAAAGCCATCTGCACCTCACTCAATGAAGTCATTTGCCACGGCATCCCCGACAACCGTCCCCTGCAAGAGGGCGATATCCTGAACATCGACATCACCTGTATTCTAGATGGGTTTTATGGTGATACAAGCGCCATGGTTTGCATCGGTAAAGTCTCAGACGAAAAACAACTAGTCGTGGATGTTTCTTACGAATGTCTCATGCGTTCAATCAAAATCCTCAAACCCGGTATTCCCGTCTCGGATATTGGGCAAGTCATTGAAGACTATGCCTCAAGCCAAAACTGCTCAGTCGTGAATCAATTTGTCGGACATGGGGTCGGAGTCGGCTTTCACGAAGCACCTCAAATCCCCCATCATTATAACCGGATTGACATCCCCTTGGCAGCTGGAATGACATTCACGATCGAACCCATGATCAACGCCGGAGTACGTTCAGGAAAAGTTGACCCCACCGATGGGTGGACCGCCCGTACCTCAGATGGAAAGCCTAGTGCCCAATGGGAACATACCCTCCTCATTACAGACGATGGCTATGAAATCCTCACCCTCCCTGATTAA
- the bamE gene encoding outer membrane protein assembly factor BamE domain-containing protein has protein sequence MKNIFLSSLLLSSIFLMGCSVRQGSEEVAFCSSHDVHNEILDGQTTKQQVFERFGTTFAIHFDELGREQWKYSYRKKGLSNQTFQAKTLLVVFDENDVVTKHLFYTNQEESK, from the coding sequence ATGAAAAATATTTTCTTGTCGAGTCTTCTCCTTAGTTCGATTTTTCTAATGGGATGCTCAGTACGTCAAGGATCAGAAGAGGTTGCATTTTGCTCTTCCCATGATGTTCACAATGAAATTTTAGATGGGCAAACCACAAAACAACAGGTTTTTGAGAGATTTGGAACAACATTTGCAATTCATTTTGACGAATTAGGTCGTGAACAATGGAAGTATTCTTACCGCAAAAAAGGGCTTAGTAACCAGACTTTTCAAGCAAAGACACTCCTAGTAGTCTTTGATGAAAATGATGTGGTGACAAAGCATCTTTTTTACACAAATCAAGAGGAGTCAAAATGA